One stretch of Macaca nemestrina isolate mMacNem1 chromosome 17, mMacNem.hap1, whole genome shotgun sequence DNA includes these proteins:
- the LOC139359511 gene encoding TBC1 domain family member 3B-like, which yields MPMTSIAFKVQRKRLMKTSRSGLWARFRNQFFHTWELDDDSVLKHLRASTKKLTRKQGDLPPPAKPEQGSSAPRPVLTSSGRMTHCKGDRQTPPGPPARFQRPIWLVSPPWAPRSSTSCPGVAVQEDTYPVGTQDVPSPVPAQGRPQGSWRFLEWNSMPRLPTDLDVGGPWFPHYDFEQSCWVRVPSECVLDSPGTVGQGQLEKPAGTLTPGPAQAHQD from the exons ATGCCGATGACAAGCATTGCCTTTAAAGTTCAGAGGA AGCGCCTCATGAAGACATCCAGGTCTGGCCTGTGGGCACGGTTTCGGAACCAGTTCTTCCATACCTGGGAGTTGGATGATGACTCTGTGCTCAAGCATCTTAGGGCCTCTACGAAGAAACTAACAAGGAAGCAAGGGGACCTGCCACCCCCAG CCAAACCCGAGCAAGGGTCCTCGGCACCGAGGCCTGTGCTGACTTCAAGTGGCAGAATGACCCACTGCAAGGGGGACAGGCAGACCCCTCCAGGCCCACCAGCCCGGTTCCAGCGGCCCATTTGGTTAGTTTCCCCACCATGGGCACCTCGTTCTTCCACATCTTGTCCTGGTGTGGCTGTCCAGGAAGACACCTACCCTGTGGGCACTCAGGATGTGCCCAGCCCGGTCCCGGCTCAGGGAAGACCTCAGGGTTCCTGGAGATTCCTGGAGTGGAACTCGATGCCCCGGCTCCCGACGGACCTGGATGTAGGGGGCCCTTGGTTCCCCCATTATGATTTCGAACAGAGCTGCTGGGTCCGTGTCCCTTCTGAATGTGTCCTGGACAGCCCCGGGACTGTGGGACAGGGCCAGCTCGAGAAGCCCGCGGGGACCCTGacaccaggccctgcccaggcccATCAGGACTGA